Proteins found in one Perca fluviatilis chromosome 9, GENO_Pfluv_1.0, whole genome shotgun sequence genomic segment:
- the shroom2a gene encoding protein Shroom2 isoform X3, translating to MNAEGYKHDPHYTEAESLWHGMQKSENLDQRSKDGDGWKLVDAFLSGGAPWGFTLRGGLEHREPLLITKVEEGSKAAAVSLQVGDELVNINEIPLSGYRQEAICLVKGSHKTLSLVVKRRNEPISRPHSWHSTKFNDNQSETAKTQSPPTQVWHTRYDASSSSTDLSSGWEQTNLRRVSDQFSSLGSMDSLEHVSHPYPAGQLSPAKSNNSMEHLGGGKRDSAYSSFSTSSGTPDYTLSKSNATSTENMLYKVGQWDAAGKHNNGRNSQSLIEGVKLDNRVAYFQMPGVSSGCAGQQTEDSAGSRHSTSSRTSLGPVWHVPEKKKTASPSPPPPPPPARSDSFAATKVHERGLIIAHPEGPESYVPCKTSTENRRSHNPSLKNDGDVFHTSSDKSNPNQFSSNKQYSLSSSDVHQGQPYHQGNPSDKSTFFQPWAMSIPKPQNVAGYYSSMQELPTNGSAQHFGQNQRRNLSTSLSPTAADQNTDNSGQSRYYCVTTCQPAQHNPQPLSGKSEDRKSITGVDLAQAGNERNSLSPQTVTQVKYHMPQQQQHSLTLSHCKDSNGYSKHQVTTVLETSVPKSSSDDSGSQSGHNSHHAEAQFMSYPPSRPSEQRRSLPPQLRELLQDMRHHSQVSNKICPQATPMLHSLSMDAAGQDEKTKGLDSEESLESKQLRRSDRFATTLRNEIQIRRARLQKSMSAATLPVTEGETEDDQDVWKSTESTTPTSAGGSFTNSYKDNLKEAQARVLRATSFRRKDLEPVLLEHPAAEALPNYPSSALARKDVTPLPTVSESVMSKSGPGGGQVTRIGGRKRFPTEKKVRCFSEPDKIHQVGVKEDLPHNESASLDQQKLLTESGKPAFPNHIPPPCYTETKALSLSSTSETEVTMKSIRSREYTEEVQGGPYSAHKQFVLDQQRLGTFAEYEARWNIQKPPSETRASGRYRSADNILDPGPEERTKTTCFHERSRSSPSTDIYGQKIQVPARKSETEYSQTEIKPAEPLNTATEFSDRGPGDCKAREKPVEFEHYSAPPTPPMHQGTNPDCGHRAAPATVNHRPTSISHSLPESGLPQPEERSHTEPLPSGPRRKPSALEKPPPPKCPEVDSHESFAGSQSEIFTHCSPTTDPNSAFVPTHSAKGDSEQGKGLVDKGQGAVHHLSTSNLQPASSPPASSYRHSGLAAMEGQRSPSPQFSPQRLSDKPPVSLQDEDSNSMEHVIENQHSAVKKVPIRIVHSEEVTEKEKCQYLQHSDPLAVEAEGPGVTLLGSLGAAGQDSVFCAFTRQREANSTPATQTDPEPKRDAYMTTVGDHINSKSQQPPQPTDEPCSNGATVTAGLSEDQKREELARDIMGKDKTLADILDQSKMKTTMDLMEGLFPQGEQLLEGAHQRRKMPLKQPASRPADDREKEDSMAAAVTMVTSSTYYSTSAPKAELLNKMKDMQEQEQEEEDSEDELDIDLANKKQELIDSLSKKLQVLREARESLQEDVLDNNALGEEVEARVQQVCKPNELDKFRMFVGDLDKVVSLLLSLSGRLARVENALNSLEEDATAEERRTLMEKRKLLIRQHEDAKELKENLDRRERLVYDILAHHLPEDSLTDYEHFVKMKSALIIEQRKLEDKIKLGEEQLKCLTDSLPIEQRLAL from the exons GCGGAATGAACCCATAAGCAGGCCTCACTCCTGGCATTCTACCAAGTTCAAtgacaaccaatcagagactGCCAAAACACAGTCTCCACCCACCCAAGTCTGGCACACGAGATATGATGCAAG CTCATCCTCAACTGATCTCTCCTCTGGCTGGGAGCAAACAAACCTGCGCAGAGTATCCGACCAGTTCAGCTCTCTCGGCAGTATGGACAGTCTAGAACATGTCTCACACCCGTACCCTGCCGGTCAGCTGTCACCTGCCAAGTCCAACAACAGCATGGAGCATCTTGGAGGAGGAAAACGAGACTCTGCCTACAGCTCCTTCTCCACCAGCTCTGGTACACCAGACTATACCCTCTCAAAGAGCAATGCTACCTCGACAGAGAACATGCTCTATAAAGTCGGTCAGTGGGATGCAGCAGGAAAGCACAACAATGGCAGAAACAGCCAGAGCCTGATTGAGGGAGTCAAACTGGACAATAGGGTGGCGTACTTCCAGATGCCAGGCGTTAGCTCAGGCTGCGCGGGTCAACAGACTGAGGACTCGGCCGGCTCCCGCCATTCCACTTCAAGTAGAACCAGCTTAGGACCTGTTTGGCATGTccctgaaaaaaagaagactgcttccccctctcctccccctccccctccacctGCACGTAGTGACAGTTTTGCTGCGACAAAGGTACATGAAAGGGGGCTCATTATAGCTCACCCTGAAGGACCTGAATCCTATGTCCCCTGTAAGACTTCCACTGAAAATCGCCGCAGCCACAACCCATCCCTGAAAAATGACGGCGACGTTTTTCACACTTCATCTGATAAATCGAATCCTAACCAGTTCAGCTCAAACAAGCAGTACTCCCTGTCCAGCAGTGATGTTCACCAAGGCCAGCCCTATCATCAAGGAAATCCTAGTGATAAAAGCACTTTTTTTCAGCCCTGGGCTATGTCCATTCCAAAGCCGCAGAACGTAGCTGGCTACTATAGTAGCATGCAGGAACTTCCTACTAACGGTTCTGCACAACACTTTGGTCAGAACCAGAGAAGGAACCTAAGCACCTCGCTGTCTCCCACTGCTGCTGACCAAAACACGGACAACAGTGGACAAAGCCGATACTACTGTGTCACGACATGTCAGCCCGCGCAGCACAACCCTCAGCCCTTGTCAGGAAAATCAGAGGACAGGAAGAGTATCACAGGCGTAGACCTGGCACAGGCTGGAAATGAGCGGAACTCTCTTAGCCCACAGACAGTCACCCAAGTGAAGTATCATATGCCCCAACAGCAGcaacactctctcactctctctcactgtaaAGACAGTAATGGATACAGCAAGCACCAAGTTACTACTGTACTAGAAACCTCTGTACCCAAATCCAGCTCTGATGATAGTGGAAGCCAGAGTGGACACAACTCACATCATGCGGAAGCTCAGTTCATGAGTTATCCTCCTAGCAGACCGTCTGAACAGCGGAGGTCTCTGCCACCACAACTTAGAGAGTTACTCCAAGACATGAGACATCACAGCCAAGTGAGCAACAAGATCTGCCCCCAGGCAACCCCCATGCTTCACTCTCTATCCATGGATGCTGCAGGCCAAGATGAGAAAACAAAAGGCCTGGACTCTGAGGAGTCCCTTGAAAGCAAACAGTTGAGGCGCAGCGACCGTTTTGCCACCACATTAAGGAATGAAATCCAGATAAGAAGAGCTAGGCTGCAGAAAAGTATGAGTGCAGCTACCCTTCCTGTTACTGAGGGTGAGACTGAAGATGATCAGGATGTCTGGAAGTCCACTGAAAGCACCACCCCGACCTCTGCAGGGGGCTCCTTCACCAACTCCTACAAGGACAATCTGAAGGAAGCACAAGCAAGGGTGCTCAGGGCTACGTCTTTCAGGAGAAAAGATCTGGAGCCTGTTCTACTGGAGCACCCTGCAGCTGAGGCCTTACCTAACTACCCATCCTCAGCGTTGGCCCGGAAAGATGTCACCCCTCTGCCAACAGTCTCAGAGTCTGTAATGAGTAAGTCGGGGCCTGGCGGTGGTCAGGTAACTCGCATTGGTGGCCGTAAGCGTTTTCCTACAGAAAAGAAGGTAAGGTGTTTCTCTGAACCAGACAAAATCCACCAAGTTGGGGTTAAGGAAGATCTCCCTCACAATGAAAGCGCCTCACTAGACCAACAGAAGCTCCTTACAGAAAGTGGGAAACCTGCTTTCCCCAATCACATTCCCCCTCCATGTTATACAGAGACCAAGGCCCTAAGTCTTTCCTCCACCAGTGAAACTGAGGTCACAATGAAAAGCATCAGGAGCAGAGAGTACACTGAAGAGGTCCAGGGAGGTCCTTACTCTGCACACAAACAGTTCGTCTTAGACCAGCAAAGACTGGGCACCTTCGCTGAGTATGAGGCAAGGTGGAATATACAGAAACCCCCATCAGAAACCAGAGCCTCCGGCCGGTACCGGTCCGCTGATAACATCCTGGATCCGGGACCAGAGGAGAGAACCAAAACCACCTGTTTCCACGAGAGATCGCGATCATCTCCGTCAACTGACATCTATGGACAG AAGATTCAAGTTCCTGCAAGAAAGTCAGAGACAGAATATTCCCAGACGGAGATTAAACCAGCTGAACCGCTCAACACTGCCACAGA GTTCTCTGACAGAGGGCCGGGTGACTGTAAAGCGAGAGAAAAGCCTGTGGAGTTTGAACATTACTCAGCGCCACCTACTCCGCCCATGCACCAAGGAACCAACCCTGACTGCGGACACAGAGCTGCTCCTGCCACTGTGAACCACAGACCCACGTCTATCTCCCATAGTCTCCCAGAGTCTGGCCTCCCTCAGCCTGAGGAGCGAAGCCACACAGAGCCGCTGCCGTCTGGGCCCAGGAGGAAGCCCTCTGCGCTGGAGAAGCCTCCCCCACCCAAATGCCCAGAGGTCGACTCCCACGAGTCCTTCGCCGGTTCCCAGAGTGAAATCTTCACCCACTGCTCTCCTACCACTGACCCGAACTCCGCCTTTGTCCCCACCCACTCTGCAAAGGGAGATTCTGAGCAGGGCAAAGGACTTGTGGACAAAGGACAAGGGGCAGTACATCATCTATCAACATCCAATCTTCAGCCTGCCTCCTCTCCCCCGGCTTCCTCCTACAGACATTCAGGGCTGGCCGCTATGGAGGGACAGCGCTCTCCATCTCCACAGTTTTCCCCACAGAGACTCAGTGACAAGCCTCCAGTCTCTCTACAGGATGAAGACTCAAACag TATGGAGCATGTGATAGAAAACCAACATTCTGCAGTGAAGAAAGTGCCCATCAGGATAGTCCACTCAGAGGAAGTCACAGAGAAGGAGAAGTGTCAATATTTGCAGCACAGTGACCCCCTTGCTGTTGAAGCCGAGGGTCCTGGTGTAACCCTGCTCGGCAGTCTGGGAGCTGCAGGGCAGGACTCAGTCTTCTGTGCATTCACTCGGCAGAGGGAGGCCAACAGCACGCCGGCCActcagacagacccagagcCTAAGAGAGATGCGTACATGACCACTGTTGGAGATCACATCAACTCTAAGAGTCAGCAGCCACCGCAGCCCACAGACGAGCCCTGCAGCAACGGGGCGACTGTAACCGCGGGGCTGTCGGAGGATcagaagagagaggagctgGCCAGGGACATCATGGGCAAGGATAAAACACTAGCTGATATTTTGGACCAGAGCAAGATGAAGACCACCATGGACCTGATGGAGGGTCTCTTCCCTCAGGGGGAGCAGCTGTTGGAAGGAGCTCACCAGCGCAGGAAGATGCCCCTGAAACAGCCAGCCAGCCGGCCTGCTGACGACAG GGAAAAGGAGGACAGCATGGCAGCAGCTGTCACCATGGTGACCAGCTCGACATATTACAGCACATCTGCTCCCAAAGCTGAGCTCCTTAATAAGATGAAGGACATGCAGGaacaggagcaggaggaggaagactCTGAAGACGAACTGGACATTGATCTGGCCAACAAGAAG CAAGAGCTGATCGACAGCCTGAGCAAGAAGCTCCAGGTGTTGCGTGAGGCCCGGGAGAGTCTTCAGGAGGACGTCTTAGACAACAACGCTCTGGGAGAAGAGGTGGAGGCCCGAGTCCAGCAGGTCTGCAAACCCAACGAGCTGGACAAGTTCCGGATGTTTGTCGGGGACCTGGACAAGGTGGTGAGCCTGCTGCTATCCCTGTCGGGCCGCCTGGCCCGAGTGGAGAACGCCCTCAACAGTCTGGAGGAGGACGCTACTGCTGAGGAGAGG CGTACGTTGATGGAGAAGAGGAAGCTGTTGATACGACAGCATGAGGATGCCAAGGAGCTAAAGGAGAACCTGGACCGTCGTGAACGCCTGGTTTATGACATCCTGGCCCATCACCTGCCGGAGGACAGCCTCACGGACTACGAGCACTTTGTCAAGATGAAGTCTGCGCTCATCATCGAGCAGCGCAAGCTGGAGGATAAAATCAAACTGGGCGAGGAGCAGCTCAAGTGTCTGACGGACAGTCTGCCCATAGAGCAGAGGCTGGCCTTGTGA